One window of the Pseudarthrobacter sp. ATCC 49987 genome contains the following:
- the mdlC gene encoding benzoylformate decarboxylase produces MTTVNDATYQLLRQHGLTTIFGNPGSNELPFLAAMPEDFRYVLGLHEGVVAGMADGYAQATRRPALVNLHAASGSGNAMGALTNAWYSHTPLVITAGQQVRATIGQEVMLSNVDAASLPRPLVKWSAEPASPRDVVRTIGQAIHTAALEPSGPVYVSIPYDDWAQETGPEEEHLAARVVEHAGELSDGQLTDLVAALDAAEHPVLVLGPDVDSARGNADAVTLAERLGAPVWVAPSAPRCPFPTTHAAFRGVLPASVDGITRLLAGHDLILVVGAPVFRYHQYEPGNYLPAGASLLQITCDPGEAARAPMGRALVASIGPALRRLAGTVAPRGVQLQPRPRPVLSALAAPGPDAGGGLAPEAVFELINDLAPEDAVYVNETTSTVGAFWDRMDMRQPGSYYFPASGGLGFGMPAAVGVQLAEPGRRVVAFIGDGSANYGITALWTAAQYRIPVVFVILNNGTYGALRGFAAKLNALDAPGLDVPGIDFVSLAAGYGVEADRAGSLEKLRDCFTKALASDGPTLIEVPITTVSPF; encoded by the coding sequence ATGACCACTGTCAACGACGCCACTTACCAGCTCCTGCGCCAGCATGGACTCACTACGATATTCGGCAACCCGGGCTCCAACGAGCTGCCGTTCCTCGCTGCCATGCCGGAGGATTTCCGCTATGTCCTGGGCCTCCACGAGGGCGTGGTGGCCGGGATGGCGGACGGCTACGCCCAGGCCACCCGTCGTCCAGCCCTGGTCAACCTGCACGCCGCCTCGGGATCGGGCAACGCCATGGGTGCGCTCACCAATGCCTGGTACTCGCACACGCCGCTGGTGATCACCGCAGGCCAGCAGGTCCGCGCCACGATCGGTCAGGAGGTGATGCTGTCCAATGTGGACGCCGCCTCGCTGCCCCGCCCGCTCGTGAAGTGGAGCGCCGAGCCGGCCTCACCCCGCGACGTCGTCCGCACCATCGGCCAGGCCATCCACACCGCAGCCCTTGAGCCGTCCGGGCCCGTCTACGTGTCCATTCCTTACGACGACTGGGCCCAGGAAACCGGACCTGAGGAGGAACATCTGGCCGCGCGCGTGGTCGAACACGCCGGTGAGCTTTCCGATGGCCAGCTCACGGACCTCGTGGCAGCGCTCGACGCGGCCGAGCACCCCGTCCTGGTCCTGGGACCCGACGTCGACTCCGCGCGCGGGAACGCCGACGCCGTCACGCTCGCCGAGCGCCTCGGCGCCCCGGTGTGGGTGGCGCCGTCCGCCCCCCGCTGCCCGTTCCCGACCACACACGCAGCGTTCCGCGGCGTGCTGCCCGCCTCCGTCGACGGCATCACCCGTCTGCTGGCCGGGCACGATCTGATCCTGGTGGTCGGCGCCCCGGTGTTCCGCTACCACCAGTACGAGCCCGGGAACTACCTCCCGGCGGGCGCATCCCTGCTGCAGATCACGTGCGATCCGGGAGAGGCGGCCCGGGCACCGATGGGGCGCGCGCTGGTGGCCTCGATCGGTCCTGCACTGCGCCGGCTGGCCGGGACAGTGGCGCCCCGCGGCGTGCAGCTGCAGCCGCGCCCAAGGCCGGTTCTCTCCGCGCTGGCCGCCCCGGGACCCGACGCTGGAGGCGGGCTGGCCCCGGAAGCCGTCTTCGAGCTCATTAATGACCTCGCCCCCGAGGACGCGGTGTACGTTAACGAGACGACGTCCACAGTCGGGGCCTTCTGGGACCGGATGGACATGCGCCAGCCCGGAAGCTACTACTTCCCGGCCTCCGGCGGCCTCGGGTTCGGCATGCCGGCCGCGGTCGGAGTCCAGCTGGCCGAGCCGGGACGCCGCGTGGTGGCCTTCATCGGCGACGGCTCCGCAAACTACGGCATCACGGCACTTTGGACGGCGGCACAGTACAGGATCCCCGTGGTGTTCGTGATCCTGAACAACGGCACCTACGGCGCCCTGCGCGGCTTCGCCGCCAAACTCAACGCCCTCGACGCACCCGGCCTGGACGTGCCCGGGATCGACTTCGTCTCGCTCGCTGCAGGGTACGGCGTGGAAGCGGACCGTGCCGGGTCGCTGGAGAAGCTGCGCGACTGCTTCACCAAGGCCCTTGCCTCCGACGGCCCCACGCTGATCGAAGTCCCCATCACGACCGTCTCCCCGTTCTGA
- a CDS encoding LysR family transcriptional regulator, with translation MSLDLNLIRTFLSIYDHRSVTRAAQDLSLTQPTVSHALGRLRRALHDPLFVRGPAGYEPTVRASELAAVFRKSVLAVDEAVDADRVFDPSQTSRTFRLCLTDIGENAFLPRIMKQLVVQAPGASLEVVPMQISQVQSWLAHGEIDGAIASVPLEVSGRRTIVADDRYVCVLPQDAAAPESRIAWKDFLALKHVAMDPAAGHDQVEQAIRAQQVDRTIALRVPHFTALAEVVVGCGMVAILPRQMATRMAERWPVAIRGLPFDMPQFEVTLYWDAAVSSTGAAAWFLDLVAEALVEPGTEP, from the coding sequence GTGAGCCTGGACCTTAATCTGATCCGTACGTTCCTGAGCATTTATGACCACCGCTCGGTGACCCGCGCCGCGCAGGACCTGTCCCTGACGCAGCCCACGGTCAGCCATGCCCTCGGCAGGCTGCGGCGTGCCCTTCATGACCCGCTGTTCGTCCGCGGTCCCGCCGGGTACGAGCCGACAGTGCGCGCCTCGGAACTGGCCGCCGTGTTCCGCAAGTCGGTGCTCGCCGTCGACGAAGCCGTGGACGCGGACCGCGTCTTTGATCCCTCCCAAACCAGCAGAACGTTCCGCCTGTGCCTGACGGACATCGGCGAAAACGCCTTCCTGCCGCGGATCATGAAGCAACTGGTGGTCCAGGCTCCGGGGGCCAGCCTCGAAGTGGTCCCCATGCAGATCTCCCAGGTCCAAAGCTGGCTTGCCCATGGCGAGATCGACGGCGCCATCGCGAGCGTTCCGCTGGAAGTGTCCGGCCGCCGCACCATCGTCGCCGACGACCGCTACGTTTGTGTGCTGCCACAGGATGCGGCGGCACCGGAATCGCGCATCGCCTGGAAAGATTTCCTGGCCCTGAAGCATGTCGCCATGGACCCGGCGGCGGGCCACGACCAGGTGGAGCAGGCCATCCGGGCGCAGCAGGTGGACCGGACCATTGCGCTGCGGGTTCCGCATTTCACCGCGCTGGCCGAGGTGGTGGTGGGCTGCGGCATGGTGGCCATCCTGCCGCGGCAGATGGCCACCAGAATGGCGGAGCGGTGGCCCGTTGCCATCCGTGGGCTGCCGTTCGATATGCCCCAGTTCGAGGTCACCCTGTACTGGGATGCCGCCGTCTCCTCCACCGGCGCCGCAGCCTGGTTCCTGGATCTCGTGGCCGAGGCGCTGGTCGAGCCGGGCACCGAACCCTAG
- a CDS encoding MFS transporter yields MHTQRKWVVILCWLTVVFEGFDLVALGASIPTLLDTKHAGIDPAGATFVATISLVGVGIGAALIGPISDRFGRRLPLIICVALFSVFTLLFPLMPNVALMGILRLLAGLGLGGCMPVAVTAMQEAASSNGKAHSSTLTMTGYHVGAVAASLIALLVGRQWEWLFYAGGILGLLAVPLMWAKLPETSPVAAASKTAGAPARTVRIGSLLRRPYLRITLGLWVAAFMGLMLVYALNTWLPQLMRGAGYNVADSLVLLLVLNVGAVAGLLVGGRVADRRGVKGTTMFWFAAAAVLLALLSIKMDNQLVLNGVVFVTGFFVFCAQVLVYGFVGYLYPRHIVASGMGFVSAVGRLGAISGPWITGLLVVAGIAYPFSFYVFAAAALLGVAAVAVIPKVKPGAPEVTEDASPTAARAAGAV; encoded by the coding sequence ATGCACACTCAACGAAAATGGGTCGTCATTCTCTGTTGGCTCACTGTCGTCTTCGAAGGTTTCGACCTCGTTGCTTTGGGCGCCTCCATCCCCACCCTGCTGGACACGAAGCACGCCGGCATTGACCCGGCTGGGGCCACCTTCGTGGCCACGATTTCCCTCGTCGGCGTCGGAATCGGCGCGGCCCTGATCGGTCCAATCTCGGACCGCTTCGGCCGGCGTCTGCCCCTGATTATCTGCGTGGCACTCTTCTCCGTCTTCACCCTGCTGTTCCCGCTGATGCCGAATGTGGCCCTGATGGGCATCCTGCGGCTCCTCGCCGGCCTTGGCCTGGGTGGCTGCATGCCGGTCGCCGTGACCGCCATGCAGGAAGCCGCTTCCAGCAATGGCAAAGCGCACTCCAGCACCCTGACCATGACCGGTTACCACGTCGGCGCCGTCGCCGCGTCGCTGATCGCCCTGCTGGTCGGCCGCCAGTGGGAATGGCTCTTCTATGCGGGCGGCATCCTCGGTCTCCTCGCCGTCCCCCTCATGTGGGCCAAGCTGCCGGAAACGTCCCCTGTCGCCGCAGCCTCGAAGACCGCCGGTGCGCCCGCGCGGACGGTCCGCATCGGCAGCCTGCTGCGCCGGCCGTATCTGCGCATCACGCTGGGACTTTGGGTTGCAGCCTTCATGGGCCTCATGCTGGTCTACGCCCTGAACACCTGGCTGCCGCAGCTGATGCGGGGCGCCGGATACAACGTCGCGGACTCCCTGGTCCTGCTCCTTGTGCTGAATGTCGGCGCCGTCGCCGGCCTGCTGGTCGGAGGCCGGGTCGCCGACCGCCGCGGGGTCAAGGGCACGACGATGTTCTGGTTCGCGGCCGCCGCCGTGCTGCTGGCCCTGCTGAGCATCAAGATGGACAACCAGCTGGTGCTCAACGGCGTCGTTTTCGTCACCGGGTTCTTCGTGTTCTGCGCCCAGGTGCTCGTCTACGGCTTCGTCGGCTACCTGTACCCCCGCCACATCGTCGCCTCCGGTATGGGCTTCGTCTCCGCCGTCGGCCGCCTCGGCGCGATTTCGGGTCCATGGATCACAGGCCTGCTGGTGGTTGCCGGCATCGCGTATCCCTTCAGCTTCTATGTCTTCGCGGCAGCGGCGCTGCTCGGCGTCGCGGCAGTGGCTGTCATCCCGAAGGTCAAGCCCGGCGCCCCGGAGGTTACGGAGGACGCCTCCCCCACGGCCGCCAGGGCTGCGGGCGCCGTCTAG
- a CDS encoding NAD(P)-binding domain-containing protein, translating into MSMRVGIIGAGPSGMAQLRAFESARQAGASIPEIMCFEKQGDWGGQWNNSWRIGLDAFGEPVHSSMYRHLWSNGPKECLEFADYTFDEHFGRAISSYPPREVLFDYIKGRVAKSDVRKYVRFNTAARWVSYDEEAQEFTVTVEDLVTETTETHVFDKLVVSTGHFSFPNVPEFEGIGGFPGEVLHAHDFRGAERFAGQNILLIGSSYSAEDIGMQTHKMGAKSVTFSYRSAPMGFDWPENTTERPLVTRFEGSAAHFSDGTTGDFDAVVLCTGYQHKYPFLPSELSLKSRNVLYPDHLYQGVVWQDNTNLFYLGAQDQYYTFNMFDAQAWFARDVMLGRIQLPDAAERAADIAGWLERQAVLADHDAEADYQTDYLRGLIAQTDYPEFDLDTVSELLKQWMRDKQDNILGYRDNVHRSVMTGTLAGKHHTRWLNAMDDSLSRYLQGPSENVDTGALAALTAAAPAGEHR; encoded by the coding sequence ATGTCAATGCGAGTCGGAATCATCGGGGCTGGCCCCAGCGGTATGGCACAGCTACGGGCGTTTGAGTCGGCACGGCAGGCAGGAGCCAGCATCCCGGAGATCATGTGCTTCGAAAAGCAGGGCGACTGGGGTGGCCAGTGGAACAACAGCTGGCGGATCGGTCTGGATGCCTTCGGCGAACCCGTGCACAGCAGCATGTACCGGCACCTGTGGTCCAACGGCCCGAAGGAGTGCCTGGAGTTCGCGGACTACACCTTCGACGAGCATTTCGGCCGGGCGATCTCGTCCTATCCCCCGCGCGAGGTCCTCTTCGATTACATCAAGGGCCGGGTGGCGAAGTCCGACGTGCGCAAGTACGTGCGTTTCAACACGGCGGCCCGCTGGGTCTCGTATGACGAAGAGGCGCAGGAATTCACCGTAACCGTCGAGGATCTGGTCACCGAGACCACCGAGACCCATGTCTTCGACAAACTGGTGGTCTCCACCGGCCACTTTTCCTTCCCCAATGTCCCCGAGTTCGAAGGCATCGGCGGCTTCCCGGGCGAGGTTCTGCATGCCCACGATTTCCGCGGCGCCGAACGGTTCGCCGGCCAGAACATCCTGCTGATCGGCAGCAGCTACTCCGCCGAGGACATCGGCATGCAGACACACAAAATGGGCGCCAAGTCCGTAACGTTCAGTTACCGCAGCGCACCGATGGGCTTCGACTGGCCCGAGAACACGACGGAACGTCCCCTGGTGACACGTTTCGAGGGCAGCGCGGCGCATTTCAGCGACGGCACCACCGGAGACTTCGACGCCGTCGTCCTGTGCACGGGCTACCAGCACAAGTACCCGTTCCTGCCGAGCGAGCTGTCGCTGAAGTCGCGCAACGTGCTCTACCCGGATCACCTCTACCAGGGCGTCGTGTGGCAGGACAACACGAACCTGTTCTATCTCGGCGCGCAGGACCAGTACTACACCTTCAATATGTTCGACGCGCAGGCCTGGTTCGCCCGCGATGTGATGCTCGGCCGCATCCAACTGCCGGATGCCGCGGAGCGGGCAGCCGACATCGCGGGCTGGCTGGAGCGGCAGGCCGTCCTGGCGGACCACGACGCCGAGGCCGATTACCAGACGGATTATCTGCGCGGGCTCATCGCGCAGACGGACTACCCCGAGTTCGACCTGGACACCGTTTCCGAGCTGTTAAAGCAGTGGATGCGCGACAAACAGGACAACATCCTGGGGTACCGGGACAATGTGCACCGCTCGGTGATGACCGGCACGCTGGCTGGGAAGCACCACACGCGCTGGCTCAATGCCATGGATGACAGCCTGTCCCGTTACCTGCAGGGGCCGTCGGAGAATGTGGACACCGGAGCCCTCGCTGCCCTGACTGCGGCGGCTCCCGCGGGAGAGCACCGGTAG